In Pseudomonas sp. R76, one genomic interval encodes:
- a CDS encoding YggL family protein, which produces MATNRSQRLRKKLCVDEFQELGFELNLDFKEGLSEEAIDAFLEAFIKEAMEANGLGYVGGDDYGLVCLQKRGSVSEEQRAAVEAWLKTRSELTKAEVSPLLDVWYPEKPINAAK; this is translated from the coding sequence ATGGCGACTAACCGTTCCCAGCGTCTGCGCAAAAAACTGTGCGTTGATGAATTTCAAGAGCTGGGTTTCGAACTGAACCTGGACTTCAAAGAAGGCCTGAGTGAAGAAGCTATCGACGCTTTCCTCGAAGCATTCATCAAAGAAGCCATGGAAGCCAACGGCCTGGGCTATGTCGGCGGCGATGACTACGGTCTGGTTTGCCTGCAGAAGCGTGGCTCGGTCTCCGAAGAGCAGCGCGCTGCTGTCGAAGCCTGGCTGAAAACCCGTTCCGAGCTGACCAAGGCTGAAGTCAGCCCGTTGCTGGACGTGTGGTATCCGGAAAAGCCGATCAACGCGGCTAAGTGA
- the dacB gene encoding D-alanyl-D-alanine carboxypeptidase/D-alanyl-D-alanine endopeptidase — translation MIKSFRSHSLRSMFFAGLLLPLAFSATAAPINNTLPPNVAQALQKAKLQNTALSLVMLPLTGPGTPTVFNADVSVNPASTMKLVTTYAALEMLGPNHQWKTEFYTDGTLSGGVLHGNLYLKGGGDPKLNMEKLWLLMRDLRANGVQQVTGDLVLDRSFFNQPQLPEFNDDGNDENKPFLVKPDALLVNLKALRFVTRNDSGRVIVSVEPPIASIRIDNQVKVSNAKQCTGDVRYSPVTAADGSVTVTVSGQLGDGCSSQTYLSLLDHATYTAGAVRAIWQELGGTIQGRDIQASVPKDAKVLARAFSPDLAEIIRDINKYSNNTMAQQLFLSLGAQFRNDADGDDAKAAQRVVRQWLAKKGITAPHLVMENGSGLSRAERVSAREMAAMLQAAWKGPYAAEYISSLPIAGTDGTMRKRLKTTAMRGEAHVKTGTLNTVRAIAGFSRDNNGNTWVVVAILNDSKPWGASSVLDQVLLDLYRQPKLTAAAPVL, via the coding sequence ATGATCAAATCTTTCCGTTCCCATTCTTTACGTTCAATGTTTTTTGCCGGTCTTCTTCTACCGCTGGCCTTTTCTGCCACTGCCGCCCCGATCAACAACACCCTGCCACCCAACGTTGCGCAGGCCCTGCAAAAAGCCAAACTGCAAAATACCGCGCTGTCCTTGGTGATGCTGCCCCTCACCGGCCCAGGCACGCCGACGGTGTTCAACGCCGACGTTTCGGTGAACCCGGCCTCGACCATGAAGCTGGTCACCACCTACGCGGCCCTGGAAATGCTCGGCCCCAACCACCAGTGGAAAACCGAGTTCTACACCGACGGCACCCTCAGCGGTGGCGTGTTGCACGGCAACCTGTACCTCAAGGGCGGCGGCGACCCCAAGCTGAACATGGAAAAACTCTGGCTGCTGATGCGCGACCTGCGCGCCAATGGCGTGCAGCAAGTCACCGGCGACCTGGTGCTCGACCGCAGCTTCTTCAACCAGCCGCAATTGCCCGAGTTCAATGACGACGGCAACGACGAGAACAAGCCGTTCCTGGTCAAGCCCGACGCCCTGCTGGTCAACCTCAAGGCGCTGCGCTTCGTCACCCGCAATGACTCGGGCCGCGTGATCGTGTCGGTCGAGCCGCCGATTGCGAGCATTCGCATCGACAACCAGGTCAAAGTCTCCAACGCCAAGCAGTGCACCGGCGACGTGCGCTACAGCCCGGTCACAGCCGCCGATGGCAGCGTTACCGTAACTGTCAGCGGTCAGTTGGGCGATGGCTGCAGCTCGCAGACTTACCTGTCGCTGCTCGACCACGCCACCTACACCGCCGGCGCCGTGCGCGCGATCTGGCAGGAATTGGGCGGCACCATCCAGGGCCGCGATATCCAGGCTTCTGTGCCCAAGGACGCCAAAGTCCTCGCCCGCGCCTTTTCGCCGGACCTGGCGGAAATCATTCGCGACATCAACAAATACAGTAACAACACCATGGCCCAGCAGTTGTTCCTGAGCCTGGGCGCACAGTTTCGCAACGATGCCGACGGCGACGATGCCAAGGCGGCACAGCGCGTAGTGCGCCAGTGGCTGGCGAAGAAAGGCATCACCGCGCCGCACCTGGTGATGGAAAACGGCTCCGGCCTGTCGCGCGCCGAACGCGTCAGCGCTCGCGAGATGGCAGCCATGCTGCAAGCCGCGTGGAAAGGCCCATACGCCGCTGAATACATCAGCTCGCTGCCGATTGCCGGCACCGACGGCACCATGCGTAAACGCCTGAAGACCACGGCCATGCGCGGCGAAGCCCACGTCAAGACCGGCACTCTGAACACCGTGCGCGCCATCGCCGGCTTCAGCCGCGACAACAACGGCAATACCTGGGTGGTGGTGGCGATCCTCAACGACTCGAAACCGTGGGGCGCGTCGTCGGTGCTGGATCAGGTGCTGCTGGACCTGTATCGCCAGCCGAAGCTGACGGCGGCGGCACCGGTACTTTAA
- a CDS encoding sensor domain-containing diguanylate cyclase, with protein MPMHAVRPKILGFISEQASAWLVALVVLLAGCALTVLVAWAAADLYQQQVRQRFQLLVNERYTRLQERFEDQEQRLASLQRFFVNSSDVSRAEFDGFAQPLLLRARAYAWAPRIFRDQRSAFEHEISLQLGAAFSIRELNSSGELAPAPQRDEYVPVLYSQTQSLLGSPLGFDLLAQPLRRSALERAQQSGKPAVSQPMQLVGVEPAYAAGVLLVAPVSKLPNAEPSGFVMAVISMRQLVADGLPKPNRDNLMMQIVDTSDAQQRVLYASSNAVGVSDLSAARRLTLGDHVYALTLRASQVFDQANHSSMSTILTMGGLLSLLLSALLYVLVSQRQRALKLVEQRTVQLRLREQELRGAHGQLRSVLNAATQVAIIATDLRGVINTFNAGAEQMLGYKSEHVLGRMTLESLHLAAELEARSAALSVAMGKRIPPSQAMLVESPDNLHEAREWTLLRENGSPLTVNMLGTVLLDDHGLWIGHLAIYLDVTEQKRAYEALAARDRLLKKLSAHVPGGIFQFVLEHQDNGRFIYASDGMRDIYEIEPGVLQQDAGKVFERIHPQDVERVRLSIRLSALQLSHWREEYRVLLPQRGLRWIRGEATPEELPGGGTLWHGYVSDISDLKRVEEELRALSITDSLTGIHNRRYFHDRLKAEMLRLNRTSGALSLIMLDIDHFKRINDQYGHAVGDGVLQEVCTRISQRLRRTDVFCRLGGEEFVVLCPHTDRDQAYSLAMELWQSLRSAPMDAVGIVTASFGVASWRIDEGIDGLLLRADSAVYVAKQAGRDRVEAENVGAGLPAIASPQCD; from the coding sequence ATGCCGATGCATGCCGTCCGCCCCAAGATCCTAGGCTTTATCAGTGAGCAGGCGTCGGCTTGGCTGGTGGCATTGGTGGTGTTACTGGCAGGTTGCGCGCTGACGGTGCTCGTTGCCTGGGCCGCCGCCGATCTTTATCAGCAACAAGTTCGCCAGCGCTTCCAGTTGCTGGTCAACGAGCGCTACACGCGCCTGCAGGAACGCTTTGAAGACCAGGAGCAACGCCTGGCCAGCCTGCAGCGTTTTTTCGTCAATTCCAGTGACGTGTCCCGTGCCGAGTTTGACGGCTTCGCCCAACCCTTGCTGCTACGCGCCCGTGCGTATGCGTGGGCGCCGCGGATATTCCGCGATCAACGCAGCGCATTTGAACACGAGATCTCACTTCAGCTCGGCGCAGCCTTCAGCATCCGCGAACTGAATTCGTCGGGTGAGCTGGCGCCGGCCCCCCAGCGCGATGAATACGTGCCGGTGCTGTACAGCCAGACCCAAAGCCTGCTGGGCTCACCGCTGGGTTTTGATCTGCTGGCCCAGCCGCTGCGGCGCTCGGCCCTTGAGCGTGCGCAACAAAGCGGTAAGCCGGCGGTGTCCCAGCCGATGCAACTGGTGGGTGTGGAGCCGGCCTATGCCGCCGGGGTTTTATTGGTGGCGCCCGTGAGCAAGCTGCCCAACGCTGAACCCAGCGGTTTTGTGATGGCGGTGATCAGCATGCGTCAGTTGGTGGCCGATGGGCTACCCAAGCCGAACCGCGACAACCTGATGATGCAAATCGTCGACACCTCCGATGCCCAGCAGCGCGTGCTGTATGCCTCCAGCAATGCCGTCGGCGTCAGTGACCTCAGCGCCGCGCGGCGACTGACCCTCGGCGACCACGTGTATGCCCTGACATTGCGCGCGAGCCAAGTCTTCGACCAGGCCAACCATTCCTCGATGAGTACCATCCTGACCATGGGCGGGCTGCTCAGCCTATTGCTCAGCGCTTTGCTGTACGTACTGGTCAGCCAACGCCAGCGCGCACTCAAACTGGTGGAGCAGCGCACCGTGCAATTGCGCCTGCGTGAGCAAGAGTTGCGCGGGGCGCACGGGCAATTGCGCAGCGTGCTGAACGCGGCGACTCAAGTGGCGATCATCGCCACCGACCTGCGCGGTGTGATCAATACGTTTAATGCCGGTGCCGAGCAGATGCTGGGCTATAAGTCCGAGCACGTGCTGGGGCGCATGACCCTGGAAAGCCTGCACCTGGCCGCTGAACTCGAAGCGCGCTCGGCCGCCTTGAGTGTGGCCATGGGCAAGCGCATCCCGCCGAGCCAGGCGATGCTGGTGGAGAGCCCGGACAACCTGCACGAGGCCCGGGAGTGGACGCTGTTGCGTGAAAATGGCAGCCCGTTGACCGTGAACATGCTCGGCACAGTGCTGCTGGATGACCATGGTTTATGGATTGGGCACTTGGCGATTTACCTGGATGTCACCGAACAGAAACGCGCCTACGAGGCGCTGGCGGCGCGGGACCGGTTGCTGAAAAAACTCAGTGCCCATGTACCCGGCGGGATCTTCCAATTCGTCCTGGAACACCAGGACAACGGACGGTTCATCTACGCCAGCGATGGCATGCGCGATATCTATGAAATCGAGCCCGGCGTGCTGCAGCAGGACGCGGGCAAGGTCTTCGAGCGTATTCATCCGCAGGATGTCGAGCGGGTACGCCTGTCGATTCGCTTGTCGGCGCTGCAATTGAGCCACTGGCGCGAAGAGTACCGCGTGCTGCTGCCGCAACGCGGCCTGCGCTGGATTCGCGGCGAAGCTACGCCAGAAGAATTACCGGGAGGCGGCACGCTCTGGCACGGCTACGTGTCGGATATCTCCGATCTCAAGCGCGTGGAGGAAGAACTGCGCGCGCTGTCGATCACCGACTCGCTGACGGGTATTCATAACCGCCGCTATTTCCACGATCGCCTCAAGGCCGAGATGCTCAGGCTTAACCGTACCTCGGGGGCGCTGTCGTTGATCATGCTCGACATCGACCACTTCAAGCGCATCAACGACCAGTACGGGCACGCGGTCGGCGATGGCGTGTTGCAGGAGGTGTGCACGCGCATCAGCCAGCGCCTGCGGCGTACCGATGTGTTCTGTCGCCTGGGCGGTGAAGAGTTTGTGGTGTTGTGCCCGCATACCGATCGCGATCAGGCGTACAGCCTGGCGATGGAATTGTGGCAGTCGCTGCGCAGTGCGCCGATGGACGCGGTGGGCATCGTGACCGCCAGTTTTGGTGTGGCGAGCTGGCGCATCGATGAAGGCATTGATGGGCTGCTGCTGCGCGCAGATTCGGCGGTGTATGTGGCCAAGCAGGCGGGCAGGGATCGGGTGGAAGCCGAAAATGTGGGAGCTGGCTTGCCTGCGATCGCATCACCGCAGTGTGACTGA
- the rlmKL gene encoding bifunctional 23S rRNA (guanine(2069)-N(7))-methyltransferase RlmK/23S rRNA (guanine(2445)-N(2))-methyltransferase RlmL encodes MSDRFELFLTCPKGLEGLLIEEAVGLGLEEAREHTSAVRGMADMETAYRLCLWSRLANRVLLVLKRFPMKDAEDLYHGVLDIEWADHMVPDGTLAVEFSGHGSGIDNTHFGALKVKDAIVDKLRTPTGERPSIDKINPDLRIHLRLDRGEAILSLDLSGHSLHQRGYRLQQGAAPLKENLAAAILIRAGWPRIAAEGGALTDPMCGVGTFLVEGAMIAADMAPNLNRELWGFTTWLGHVPALWKKLHTEATERAAIGMNKPPLWVRGYEADPRLIQPARNNIERAGLSHWIKVYQGEVGTFEPRPDQNQKGLVICNPPYGERLGDEASLLYLYQNLGERLRQACMGWEAAVFTGAPDLGKRMGIRSHKQYSFWNGALPCKLLLIKVNPDQFVTGERRTPEQRQAEREQAAYDQAPTEPVERQYNKNGNPIKPAPAPVVEQARLSEGGQMFANRLQKNLKQLGKWAKREGVDCYRVYDADMPEYSMAIDLYHDWVHVQEYAAPKSIDPEKASARMFDALAAIPQALNVDKSRVVVKRRERQSGTKQYERQSAQGKFTEVSEGGVKLLVNLTDYLDTGLFLDHRPMRMRIQKEAAGKRFLNLYCYTATASVHAAKGGARSTTSVDLSKTYLDWARRNFSLNGFSDKNRLEQGDVMAWLEASRDEFDLIFIDPPTFSNSKRMEGIFDVQRDHVQLLDLAMARLAPGGVLYFSNNFRKFVLEDNLSERYAVEEISDKTLDPDFARNAKIHRAWKITAR; translated from the coding sequence ATGTCGGACCGTTTTGAACTCTTCCTCACTTGCCCCAAGGGCCTCGAAGGCCTGCTGATCGAGGAAGCCGTCGGGCTTGGCCTTGAGGAAGCCCGCGAGCACACCTCGGCCGTGCGCGGCATGGCCGACATGGAAACCGCCTACCGCCTGTGCCTCTGGTCGCGCCTGGCCAACCGCGTGCTGCTGGTGCTCAAGCGCTTCCCGATGAAGGACGCCGAAGACCTCTACCACGGCGTACTGGACATCGAATGGGCTGACCACATGGTCCCGGATGGCACCTTGGCGGTGGAATTCAGCGGCCACGGCTCGGGCATCGACAACACCCACTTTGGCGCGCTGAAGGTCAAGGATGCGATTGTCGACAAGCTGCGCACCCCGACCGGCGAACGCCCGTCCATCGACAAAATCAACCCGGACCTGCGTATCCACCTGCGCCTGGACCGCGGCGAAGCAATTCTGTCCCTCGACCTGTCCGGCCACAGCCTGCACCAGCGCGGTTACCGCTTGCAGCAGGGCGCGGCGCCGTTGAAGGAAAACCTGGCGGCGGCGATTTTGATTCGCGCCGGCTGGCCGCGCATTGCTGCCGAAGGCGGCGCGCTGACTGACCCGATGTGCGGTGTCGGCACCTTCCTGGTCGAAGGCGCAATGATTGCCGCCGACATGGCCCCCAACCTCAACCGCGAACTGTGGGGCTTCACCACCTGGCTCGGCCACGTCCCGGCGCTGTGGAAAAAGCTGCACACCGAAGCCACCGAGCGTGCGGCCATTGGCATGAACAAGCCGCCGTTGTGGGTGCGTGGCTACGAAGCCGATCCACGCCTGATTCAGCCCGCGCGCAACAACATCGAACGTGCAGGCCTGAGCCACTGGATCAAGGTGTACCAGGGCGAAGTCGGCACCTTCGAGCCGCGCCCGGACCAGAATCAGAAAGGTCTGGTGATCTGCAACCCACCGTACGGCGAGCGTCTGGGTGACGAAGCCAGCCTGTTGTACCTCTACCAGAACCTTGGCGAGCGCCTGCGTCAGGCGTGCATGGGTTGGGAAGCGGCGGTGTTCACCGGCGCGCCGGACCTGGGCAAGCGGATGGGCATTCGCAGCCACAAACAGTATTCGTTCTGGAACGGCGCGTTGCCGTGCAAGCTGCTGCTGATCAAGGTCAACCCGGACCAGTTCGTGACGGGCGAGCGCCGCACGCCGGAACAGCGCCAGGCCGAACGTGAGCAAGCCGCTTACGATCAAGCCCCGACCGAGCCGGTTGAGCGCCAGTACAACAAGAACGGTAACCCGATCAAGCCGGCCCCGGCGCCGGTGGTTGAGCAGGCACGCCTGAGCGAAGGCGGGCAGATGTTCGCCAACCGTCTGCAGAAGAACCTCAAGCAACTGGGCAAATGGGCCAAGCGCGAAGGCGTGGACTGCTACCGCGTGTACGACGCCGACATGCCGGAATATTCCATGGCCATCGACCTGTACCACGATTGGGTCCATGTGCAGGAATACGCTGCGCCGAAATCCATCGACCCGGAAAAAGCCTCCGCGCGCATGTTCGATGCCTTGGCCGCGATTCCCCAGGCGCTGAACGTCGACAAGAGCCGCGTGGTGGTCAAACGTCGCGAGCGTCAGAGCGGCACCAAGCAATACGAGCGCCAGAGTGCCCAGGGCAAATTCACTGAGGTCAGCGAAGGCGGCGTGAAGCTGCTGGTCAACCTCACCGATTACCTGGACACCGGCCTGTTCCTCGACCACCGCCCGATGCGCATGCGTATTCAGAAAGAGGCGGCCGGCAAGCGTTTCCTCAACTTGTATTGCTACACCGCCACTGCCAGTGTGCACGCGGCCAAGGGCGGGGCGCGCAGCACCACCAGCGTCGACTTGTCCAAGACTTACCTGGACTGGGCACGTCGCAACTTCTCGCTTAACGGTTTCTCCGACAAGAACCGCCTGGAGCAGGGTGATGTGATGGCGTGGCTGGAAGCCAGCCGCGATGAATTCGACCTGATCTTCATCGACCCGCCAACCTTCTCCAACTCCAAGCGCATGGAAGGCATCTTCGACGTGCAGCGTGACCACGTGCAATTGCTCGACCTGGCCATGGCGCGCCTGGCACCGGGCGGCGTGCTGTACTTCTCGAACAACTTCCGCAAGTTCGTACTGGAAGACAACCTCAGCGAACGTTATGCGGTAGAAGAAATCAGCGACAAGACCCTCGACCCGGATTTCGCGCGCAACGCGAAGATTCACCGGGCCTGGAAAATCACCGCGCGCTGA
- the rmf gene encoding ribosome modulation factor, with protein sequence MRRLKRDPLERAFLRGYQYGVHGKSRELCPFTLPSVRQAWINGWREGRGDNWDGMTGTAGIHRLNELHAVG encoded by the coding sequence ATGAGAAGACTTAAGCGTGATCCGTTGGAAAGAGCATTTTTACGCGGATATCAATATGGCGTTCATGGCAAATCCCGTGAGCTTTGCCCATTTACTCTACCGTCGGTACGCCAAGCCTGGATCAACGGCTGGCGAGAAGGACGCGGCGACAACTGGGACGGTATGACTGGCACTGCGGGAATCCACAGACTCAACGAACTTCACGCCGTCGGCTAA
- a CDS encoding quinone-dependent dihydroorotate dehydrogenase has protein sequence MYTLARQLLFKLSPETSHDLSLDLIGAGGRLGLNGLVCKAPAKMPVSVMGLDFPNPVGLAAGLDKNGAAIDGFAQLGFGFVEIGTVTPRPQPGNPKPRIFRLPEAEAIINRMGFNNQGVDHLLARVQAAKYKGILGINIGKNFDTPVENAVDDYLICLDKVYAHASYVTVNVSSPNTPGLRSLQFGDSLKQLLEALRQRQEDLAVRHGKRVPLAIKIAPDMSDEETVLVAQALVESGMDAVIATNTTLSRVGVEGLAHGDEAGGLSGAPVRDKSTHIVKVLAAELAGRLPIIAVGGITEGRHAAEKIAAGASLVQLYSGFIYKGPALIRESVDAIAALPKA, from the coding sequence ATGTATACCCTGGCCCGCCAGCTGTTGTTCAAACTCTCCCCGGAAACTTCCCACGATCTGTCCCTGGACCTGATCGGCGCCGGTGGCCGCCTGGGGCTTAATGGCCTGGTATGCAAAGCGCCGGCGAAGATGCCGGTATCGGTGATGGGGCTCGATTTCCCCAACCCGGTTGGGCTGGCGGCAGGCCTGGACAAGAACGGCGCGGCCATCGACGGTTTTGCACAACTGGGCTTCGGCTTTGTCGAAATTGGCACCGTGACGCCACGGCCGCAGCCGGGCAACCCGAAACCACGGATCTTTCGCTTGCCGGAAGCCGAGGCGATCATCAACCGCATGGGCTTCAACAATCAGGGCGTTGACCACTTGTTGGCGCGGGTTCAAGCGGCGAAATACAAGGGCATCCTCGGCATCAATATCGGCAAGAACTTCGATACGCCGGTCGAGAATGCGGTGGATGATTACCTGATCTGCCTGGACAAGGTCTACGCCCACGCCAGCTACGTCACCGTCAACGTCAGTTCGCCCAATACGCCGGGCCTGCGCAGCCTGCAATTTGGCGATTCCCTCAAGCAACTGCTTGAAGCCTTGCGCCAGCGCCAGGAAGACTTGGCCGTGCGCCATGGCAAGCGCGTGCCGCTGGCCATCAAGATCGCCCCGGACATGAGTGATGAAGAAACCGTGCTGGTCGCCCAAGCCTTGGTGGAATCGGGCATGGACGCGGTAATCGCGACCAACACCACCCTCAGCCGTGTCGGCGTTGAAGGGCTGGCCCATGGTGATGAGGCAGGCGGGCTGTCGGGTGCACCGGTGCGGGACAAGAGCACTCACATCGTCAAGGTGCTGGCAGCTGAGTTGGCGGGGCGCTTGCCAATCATCGCCGTGGGCGGCATCACCGAAGGCAGGCATGCGGCCGAGAAAATTGCCGCCGGCGCCAGCCTGGTGCAGTTGTACTCCGGCTTCATCTATAAAGGGCCGGCGCTGATTCGCGAGTCGGTGGATGCGATTGCAGCGTTGCCCAAAGCTTGA
- a CDS encoding transglycosylase SLT domain-containing protein, whose translation MIKRLGQGLLLSVLMSSHHAWASCWDDVARRYDIEPELLQAIAAVESGYRVQALNTDNSDGSRDIGLMQINSMHLPRLAKQGITEERLLTEPCLSVEVGASILAEFIQRFGYNWTAVGSYNAGVAPEREALRLRYAEKIWAQYEALVAQRH comes from the coding sequence ATGATTAAGCGATTGGGCCAAGGCCTGCTGTTGAGCGTACTGATGAGTAGCCATCACGCCTGGGCCAGTTGCTGGGACGATGTTGCCCGCCGCTACGATATCGAGCCGGAGCTGTTGCAGGCGATTGCTGCAGTTGAGTCGGGTTACCGGGTGCAGGCGCTGAACACTGACAACAGCGATGGCTCCCGGGATATCGGCCTGATGCAGATCAACAGCATGCACCTGCCTCGCCTGGCCAAGCAGGGGATTACCGAGGAAAGGTTGCTGACTGAGCCGTGTTTGTCGGTGGAAGTGGGCGCTTCGATCCTTGCCGAATTTATCCAGCGTTTCGGCTATAACTGGACCGCCGTGGGCTCCTACAATGCCGGGGTGGCACCGGAGCGAGAGGCGTTGCGCCTGCGTTATGCCGAAAAAATCTGGGCGCAGTACGAGGCGTTGGTCGCGCAACGCCACTGA
- a CDS encoding winged helix-turn-helix domain-containing protein, giving the protein MTIANDVTTTSRVFAGWTLYGDGQLTGEGVDIQLPPKEWHVLRLLLASNGELMTKDRLLALVWPRGEVAEESLTRCIYALRKHLKKDKDFIKTIYGRGYRFTCAVKVELHASRQAGRGRAQYICSACGQVAHD; this is encoded by the coding sequence ATGACCATCGCGAATGATGTGACTACCACCTCACGGGTGTTTGCTGGATGGACCTTGTATGGCGATGGCCAGTTGACGGGCGAAGGCGTGGATATCCAGTTGCCACCCAAGGAGTGGCATGTACTGCGGCTGCTGTTGGCCTCCAATGGCGAGTTGATGACCAAGGACCGGTTGCTGGCGTTGGTCTGGCCGCGTGGCGAGGTGGCCGAGGAGTCACTCACGCGCTGCATCTATGCATTGCGCAAACACCTGAAAAAAGACAAAGACTTTATCAAGACGATCTATGGCAGAGGCTATCGCTTTACCTGTGCGGTAAAAGTCGAGCTGCACGCATCGCGTCAGGCTGGTCGGGGACGTGCGCAGTACATCTGTTCGGCGTGTGGCCAGGTGGCACATGATTAA
- the sctC gene encoding type III secretion system outer membrane ring subunit SctC: MTIDSPAMMNRFGLHRWLLCLALLLAIAPVMGETYQARDESLHTFFTALSVPLGLPVVVSREVARRTLSGTFDLGAAQHTLEAVAEQQGLIWYSDGQVIYLYEAGEAKSSAVALRHISVDRLRGFMRRSGLDESRYPLRQSAGRTFYVSGPPNYVDQVLHLAQLMDRPRTEVRVGAQTFGVVQVFNTHVADRQYVMGGEKVNVSGMASMIETVLASEQKNDTQRPASLLADKGLVVIAYPDSNSLLIKGKPEQVKAIEELVVQLDKPKRPIEVSLWQVDVERSEFEKMGAAWAEETGTGASVTRVLEPLEDNRLMAQLGVLERRRKARIVTFPVILTQENVPAVFQDNHTFYLSSPGSDSHEWQPVQYGTEASVLARFAEANQIEMQLNIKDDRQLDSKLKPGSAGEVGRVGISTVVRVPPGRRLWLGGFRRDSDMTGRARRSEVRLFVIQARAVGSELKLLAGAVGPPPLTQRQYEQVQRAFVREHLEVPE; this comes from the coding sequence GTGACTATCGATTCGCCAGCCATGATGAACCGCTTCGGGTTGCATCGCTGGCTGCTGTGCCTGGCACTGTTGCTGGCCATCGCACCTGTCATGGGCGAAACCTATCAAGCGCGGGATGAAAGCCTGCATACGTTTTTTACCGCCCTGTCGGTGCCTTTGGGCTTGCCGGTAGTGGTCAGCCGCGAGGTGGCGCGCAGAACCCTTTCCGGAACCTTCGACCTGGGGGCGGCGCAGCACACTTTGGAGGCGGTCGCCGAGCAGCAGGGCCTGATCTGGTACAGCGACGGGCAGGTGATTTACCTCTATGAGGCGGGGGAGGCAAAAAGCTCGGCGGTGGCGTTGCGGCATATTTCGGTCGACAGGTTGCGCGGCTTCATGCGCCGTTCTGGCCTTGATGAATCACGTTACCCGCTCAGGCAGAGCGCAGGGCGGACATTCTATGTGTCCGGGCCGCCCAACTATGTAGACCAGGTGCTGCACCTGGCCCAACTGATGGACAGGCCACGCACCGAGGTGCGCGTGGGCGCCCAGACGTTCGGCGTGGTGCAGGTGTTCAACACCCACGTGGCAGACCGTCAGTACGTCATGGGCGGCGAGAAGGTGAATGTATCGGGCATGGCCTCGATGATCGAAACCGTGCTGGCCAGCGAGCAAAAAAATGACACGCAGCGCCCCGCGAGTTTGCTGGCCGACAAGGGCCTGGTAGTGATTGCTTACCCCGACTCCAACAGCCTGTTGATCAAGGGTAAGCCTGAGCAAGTGAAGGCGATTGAGGAACTGGTGGTGCAGCTCGACAAACCCAAGCGGCCGATTGAAGTGTCGCTTTGGCAGGTCGATGTGGAACGCAGCGAATTCGAGAAAATGGGCGCGGCCTGGGCCGAGGAAACAGGCACCGGGGCCTCAGTGACACGCGTATTGGAACCTTTGGAGGATAACCGCTTGATGGCGCAGCTCGGTGTGCTGGAGCGCCGGCGCAAAGCGCGGATCGTTACTTTTCCGGTGATCCTTACCCAAGAAAATGTTCCGGCGGTTTTCCAGGACAACCATACGTTCTACCTGTCCAGTCCCGGCAGCGACAGCCATGAATGGCAGCCTGTGCAGTATGGCACCGAGGCCAGTGTGCTTGCGCGTTTTGCCGAAGCGAACCAGATCGAAATGCAGCTGAACATCAAGGATGACCGTCAACTGGACAGCAAGCTCAAACCTGGCTCGGCGGGGGAGGTGGGGCGAGTGGGAATCAGCACCGTGGTGCGTGTACCGCCGGGCAGGCGCCTTTGGCTGGGCGGTTTTCGACGCGACAGTGACATGACCGGCCGTGCTCGACGCTCCGAGGTGCGGCTGTTTGTGATCCAGGCGCGAGCCGTTGGAAGCGAACTCAAGCTGCTCGCCGGTGCCGTCGGACCGCCGCCATTGACGCAGCGCCAATATGAGCAAGTGCAACGTGCGTTTGTACGTGAACACCTTGAAGTGCCGGAATGA